The genomic stretch GCCCCCGAACTGCTCAAGGACATGCTGACCGGCCAGACGCGGGTGAACCGACCCGCCGACGCCATGTTCCTGACCAACATCGTGAAGCAGGCCAGCGTAGCGGCGGATGTGGCGGGGGCGAACGTGCTGGCGACGCGGCCCGACTCCATCCCGACCCTGAAGACGATCACGGTGCCGACCCTGATCATCGAGGGGCTGGAGGACACGGTGTATCCGCCGGAATTTAGCCTGAAGATGGGGCAGAACATCCCGGGAAGCAAGCTGGTCATCATCCCGGGGGCGGCGCACGCGGCGATCTTCGAGAAGGCGAGCGCCGCCAACGCCGCGATCCTGAGCTGGGCGCGCGCCAACAACCTCCGCTGAGGCTGCCCGCATGTTCCTTTCCGGCCAGGGCAAGAGTTCAGGGCGTCCCGTAACAGGCCGGGAGGGGCATTCGGACGCCGAGCTGCTGTGTGCCCTCCCCCGGGGAGACCCCCGTGCCCTGAGGGAACTGCACCGCCGGTACGCCCCCTCCCTGTATGCCCTCGCCCGCCGCGCGGGGCACCACGACCCGGAGCCGCACG from Deinococcus aerius encodes the following:
- a CDS encoding alpha/beta fold hydrolase, which produces MGRKKVVMLRASETSANPASIVEQNLWKGMAQKASTYGPQSLAPELLKDMLTGQTRVNRPADAMFLTNIVKQASVAADVAGANVLATRPDSIPTLKTITVPTLIIEGLEDTVYPPEFSLKMGQNIPGSKLVIIPGAAHAAIFEKASAANAAILSWARANNLR